Proteins found in one Amycolatopsis umgeniensis genomic segment:
- a CDS encoding purine phosphorylase, producing the protein MTPSDSRPTIGRYRHTDQKGRILDEDNVVDSAPLAVVLTAIAVEYEAVREHLLDVREQVHPAGTIFTLGRLRRGPWRIVLARTGQGNSPAAVLAERAIASYRPDLALFVGVAGRLHLDLELGDVVVAKKIYAIHSGKENDTGFQPRPVTWQLDHGHLQRAERVAESGAWRNARPDRRRAEARAVVRAIASGEVVLDSVVSSLAQLCKRQYDDAAAIEMEGAGAAVAGQLNDSLPMVVIRGISDYADSRKEATGRGGWQEQASRNAAAFAMTLLTEFRPAHWATSSGAARAIEADLMSGSADKQITAADALGSGRFENAVPVLEQGFQEIFDPDVSLRIIVALGRLGNSAAREALRTLNPRYPIERLAIREALEEWQEPFE; encoded by the coding sequence TTGACGCCAAGTGATTCACGTCCTACTATCGGCCGCTATCGTCATACTGACCAAAAGGGTCGTATCCTTGATGAGGACAATGTGGTCGATTCGGCTCCACTCGCCGTCGTCCTGACGGCCATCGCCGTCGAATACGAAGCGGTGCGCGAACATCTGCTCGACGTTCGGGAACAGGTCCACCCCGCGGGCACGATCTTCACCCTCGGCCGCTTACGACGCGGCCCGTGGCGGATAGTCCTCGCCAGGACAGGGCAAGGGAATTCACCCGCGGCCGTACTGGCTGAGCGGGCGATCGCGTCCTACCGGCCGGACCTGGCGCTGTTCGTGGGCGTGGCGGGCCGGCTGCACCTCGATCTCGAACTCGGCGACGTGGTGGTGGCCAAGAAGATCTACGCGATCCACAGCGGTAAGGAGAACGACACCGGCTTTCAGCCCCGCCCCGTCACCTGGCAGCTCGACCACGGTCATCTCCAGCGGGCGGAACGGGTCGCGGAAAGCGGCGCCTGGCGAAACGCACGTCCTGACAGGCGTCGAGCCGAGGCGAGAGCGGTCGTGCGCGCGATCGCCTCCGGCGAGGTGGTCCTGGACTCGGTCGTCTCGTCACTCGCGCAACTGTGCAAAAGGCAGTACGACGACGCGGCGGCGATCGAAATGGAGGGAGCCGGGGCGGCGGTCGCGGGCCAGTTGAACGATTCGCTGCCGATGGTGGTCATCCGGGGAATCAGCGACTATGCCGACAGCCGGAAGGAAGCGACCGGCCGGGGCGGCTGGCAGGAACAGGCGTCCCGGAACGCGGCCGCGTTCGCGATGACCTTGTTGACGGAATTCAGGCCCGCCCACTGGGCCACGTCTTCGGGGGCCGCTCGCGCTATCGAGGCGGACCTCATGTCCGGAAGCGCCGATAAGCAGATCACGGCCGCGGATGCGTTGGGCAGCGGCCGTTTCGAGAACGCCGTGCCGGTGCTCGAGCAAGGTTTCCAGGAGATCTTCGACCCCGATGTGAGCCTTCGCATCATCGTGGCATTGGGGCGCTTGGGAAACTCCGCCGCACGGGAAGCACTGAGAACTCTGAATCCGCGCTATCCGATCGAGCGACTCGCCATCCGGGAAGCTCTTGAGGAATGGCAGGAGCCCTTCGAATAA